The Gossypium hirsutum isolate 1008001.06 chromosome D03, Gossypium_hirsutum_v2.1, whole genome shotgun sequence genomic interval TTTGATTCTCAGTTTGACCGATTCatcttatttaaattaaataaattattaaaattcataaaaaaattaaaaaaatcataaaacccaattcaaccttttttttatttagtttggtTCAACCGGTTCGTACTGTTTGGGTTCAAAATCTATATCCAATCGGTTTAGTCCGGTTTCaacaattttaagtttaaattatttgTAGTTTGGAcaattttaatattcatattgTTTTGGGTTGGGATTATTTATGTAAACCCATAATTTCTTGTTCTGGTGACTTTATGTTCGAGCTATTTTGGGCTACTTGATTTAGGTGGTTAAAGTTTAGAGGTTAATCTTTATTTTCAGAAATAGTAATGGCAGATGGAGAATCACATTAGAGTTTAGGGGATGACAAGAATCAATCAAGTTGTCACCTTCAAGATCCGGCTCATAAACACTCCATTGGAATTTGACAAGCCCTCTTCCAAACAAACACACATGAAActactttttctttatttgtcaaaaattacaattttttttactattcaacaaagaaagaaagaaaaaaaatatcaatgTCACAATCTTCAATTATCTTCCGTATATCATCACTTCTTTGCCTACATAAAAACCCCACACACCCGTCAAGTTCTTTGTTCATTgctctctcttttctttgttttcagttCTTAATACTTTGTTtcatttcatcaaaaaaaatCCCATCATGAGAGAAATCCTCCACGTTCAAGCCGGTCAGTGTGGAAACCAAATCGGAGGCAAATTCTGGGAAGTTGTTAGCGACGAACATGGAATTGATCCCAAAGGGAACTACGTCGGTACTTCTCGTGTTCAGCTTGAGAGGGTTAATGTTTACTACAACGAAGCTAGTGGTGGTCGTTACGTACCCAGAGCTGTTTTAATGGACCTTGAACCAGGAACCATGGATAGCTTGCGTACTGGTCCGCACGGACAACTTTTTAGACCTGATAACTTCATTTTTGGTCAAAATGGAGCAGGGAATAACTGGGCTAAGGGTCATTACACTGAAGGAGCTGAATTGATTGATTCGGTTCTTgatgttgttcgtaaagaagctGAGAATTGTGATTGCTTACAAGGTATTTGATAAATTGCTAAGTGACTCTGTTAGacacaatttattatttttatttttatctttttttgtgATGGAATGTTTGCAATTAGGCTTCCAGATTTGTCATTCTTTGGGAGGTGGAACTGGTTCGGGGATGGGGACACTGTTGATATCAAAGATCAAGGAAGAATACCCTGATCGGATGATGCTGACTTTCTCGGTTTTTCCGTCGCCCAAAGTGTCTGATACGGTGGTTGAGCCCTATAATGCGACTCTATCAGTGCACCAGCTTGTGGAAAATGGTGATGAATGCATGGTGCTTGATAATGAAGCTCTCTATGATATCTGTTTTAGAACTCTCAAGCTCACTAATCCCAGCTGTAAGTTgatatttaaattctattttcaTATATACTAATTGGGTTTGGGTTTATTCTCAAACACAAAAATTCGATCAAACCCAAGTCGAATTCGATCAAAATTAATACTGATAATAAAAAAGTTAACAATCTAGACCTATTCAATTTAAACTTGAATTGATTTGAACCCAAAAATAGATGAGAATTTGAAAAAATTCGAACAAGTAACCAAATCTTGAAATGATGCAAATCCATACAATTTGACTTGAAAAGCCCAAGTCTTAAATCCAAAACTCTAAATAACTTGAAAAACCCAAACTCAACATTACATTAGAAAATTGAGCCTCAAACCCATACTTGAAACAACTTGGCTCAAAGTGATCACAGTGTAGTCAGAAGATTATTTTAAGGGAGTTAAAGTGTAACTTTACTATTATACTAATTTGtgatttcttaaaaattaaagggATGATATagatatttttccattttaggggagTCAAGATCACTGTCTACCCTTCTTTCCACATCTAGAAGTGATcaaaatttgaaatgatttgaacTCAAGATAATCTAAATCTAAAGTGACCTAAACTCAACTAATTCAAACTGAAGtgacccaaaatttaaaaattaaaactgatCCAATCTAAATTGACTTGATCCAGAACCAACTTAACTCGTGTAATTCAGAGATCTAATTAGTCATATACctcaaaatgaaagaaataaaaccTTTCTTGCTGGCCAAGGTAGGTTTGAGGATTCAATGACTTTTTACATATGATGTTTTTCAAGTAACCTCTTTTTTGTGCATTTATATGAACAGTTGGTGATTTGAATCATTTGATTTCAACAACTATGAGTGGAGCTACATGCTGCCTTCGTTTCCCGGGCCAACTCAACTCCGATCTCCGAAAACTAGCCGTAAACTTGATCCCATTCCCACGCCTGCATTTTTTCATGGTTGGTTTTGCACCCTTGACATCCCGTAGCTCGCAACAGTACCGAGCcttaacgatccccgagctaactCAACAAATGTGGGATGCTAGAAACATGATGTGTGCCGCTGATCCCCGCCACGGAAGGTACTTGACGGCGTCAGCTATGTTCAGAGGCAAGATGAGCACTAAAGAAGTTGATGAACAAATGATAAATGTGCAGAACAAGAACTCATCGTATTTCGTAGAGTGGATTCCCAACAATGTTAAATCAAGTGTTTGTGACATCCCACCCACCGGGTTAACAATGTCATCAACATTCATGGGGAATTCGACGTCGATTCAAGAGATGTTCCGGCGTGTTTCGGAACAATTCACCGTTATGTTCCGTAGGAAGGCGTTTTTGCACTGGTATACAGGGGAAGGAATGGATGAAATGGAGTTTACAGAAGCGGAAAGTAACATGAATGATCTGGTTTCGGAGTATCAGCAATATCAAGATGCTGTTGCAGATGACAATGATGAAGATTATGAAGATGAGGCAATGGAAAATTaaggtgatttttttaaaaaaattcaacttcaaaaaaaaaaaaaagccaatgGTGTTTTTGGGGACTACTTGGTGATTTGTCATTTGATGCTGAAAGAGCCATGTGTGATTTGTGTTTTGAATTTGATGCATTTTGTGAAGAATTATGATTGAAAATATGTGATTGATTGTATGTAAATTTGGATTGTAAATTTTGCTTATTTGtgtgtttatttatataataacttCACTTTGGCTTGTTTATTTGACTATGATTATCTATGCATTTGTAATAATTTGTTGATTGAATCATAGTTTGATTGGTACAGATATTGTCCTCAATACAAAAGGAAGTGAGTTTGAGTGCGTTGAAACGCATTATGTTCCTATTTATGGGTTCTAAGCATtatgcttcaatttttttttcaatttggtacctCTTCTGTTTTATCATCTTCAATGGCTGGGTTACCCATTCAAAATTTGGGATGATTTGAGCAAAAACAATTAGGCCGAAAAGTGGGCTTaagcaaaaaattaaataaaattaggccTGTCTAAAGTATGAATCGAATTCGGGCTTGAATATTCAAGGCAAGAGCTCGGTCCGGCTGGTTTTTTAGTTTTGTAATATATTATaagcttaatataacattttgtATCTTAACTTGACATTTTTTCCTATTTTGGAAACTAAGCttttttttaggttcaatttggtacctaaatttattaaatattatacaaattacGCAAAATAGtaatggtgttttttttttgttatgctacaaaaatattgtcagtattagaggaaattcatgttaaaaaatagGTATTGAACTATGCTAaacgaattaatattaaataagaaaaaaagtttaaaacccctaattaaaagaaattgattattttcaattaataaaataaataaataaataaataaaactaaaagtaattggacatataaaataaaaaaatcatataatctATCTCATGTCGGTCatacatttattattttttctacttCATAAAAAAACAACATTATTAGTAtattggattaatttgtaaaacgtTTGACAAGTACCAAACCGAACAAACAAAAAGATTAGGcatcaaattaagaaaaagagtCAAGTTCATGTACCAAATTGGACACCcaaaaagtttaagtaccaactTAACAAAAAGTATCAAGTTGaggtaccaaattaagaaaaagtgtccagttcaagtaccaaatattatattaagcctatattatatttttttatttttatatattatataatttataaaaatatatataattattaaattaaaaattaaaaataatataagaagGTTTAAATTTTGGACTGAATTTGTAAACACctttaatttaatgattaaaatttatataatataaattattacaaaggaataaatttatataattatattatgccaaaaaaaattaacacatatTGCATCTACACAAAAGCTCCAACCAAAGCCACATCGAAAATGGTAATTTAATCCCTCCAAATGTTGAATTCTCACAATCTAAtccttttcaagcatttttcttcaacttttctcTTAACAACAATTCCCTCTTCATCAAATATACCAAAAACTCATTCCAAGTATCAATAGGTCCTGGCAAACACCAATGAACACAATCATTTACTGATACATTCCGGTTCATTGAATGTCCATACCTATTTGGATGCCCATCTGGTCTCAACCACATGATTTCAGTGATATTTATAAGTACAAATCTCAACCCATTTTGTACCCCTTCTTCTACCTTAGCTTTCCTAAATTCCTCAACTTGAGTCAAATAAAACTCTTTATTATACTCTTCTATTTTCATCTCTTTTGTAAAGGGTCTTGTTCTATCACAACTCCCACCATTATTCCAATCCCCATTTTCAAAATGGGCTGCTGAAAATGTCCTTAAAAATGTAACCCCTTCATAGTTTTTAAGGCTAAGAAGGGTTTTAAAAGTTGTTTGAAGTGCCATTTTGTACCCATAATACCTTGTGAGGCTAGTGATGTTGCTGTGGTTGCATTTGTGGCAACCTATGAGTTGACCATCTTGGTAGTACAATAATGGGCGAAAGAACCATTGGCCTACTGATATGATTACATAATCAAAATTCTTAATCTCATTTGCCCATTCTTCATCAGCTTCATCTAAGTATAGGCTCATTAAGCTGTTGAATGAATGGCCTTCTGGGTCTGAATCTGTGTATTTAACTAAGAATGGTGACCATAATGCTGATAATGTGAAATTGTATTCACTATAGAACAAATGTGTTGAATAGATTGAGGCTGATGGAGATTTGTTTGATATGTCCTCTGCATATGTTACCTGAAAAGATAAAATGCAAATTCAGGGGATTAAAGTAATAGAAGTCAGATTgaattttgtttcttctattcaaaaaatgagtaaattagtcattgtacattagatcaaagagtaaactggttcttctattaaaaattctatcaatttttaGTGTTAAAAACTGGTCTCTATCCATCGATATAAGGTACATGTGTTACACCAAGTGTAACTGTCTGATTATTTTGTTAACCACTTCAATATTTTAACAGTAGAACtgaatggaatttttaacaaaaacaatAGCAAAAGCATCATGAAGGCCCCTATAttaagagtcagattgcattttgcttcCTCTACTTAAAAAAGGGGCAAATTAGCCCCAATATGTTAGATCAAACAACAAACTAGTCCTTTCTATTAAGAACTCCATCAATTTTTAGTGTTAAAAATTTGTCCCTATAAGTCGACATAAGATACACATGGTATGTCATATGTAACTGCCTAATTATTAAACCagttttaatagtacaaatatatgaacattttagggtaaactattgTAGAGGCCATCCAACTATGGTCTCTTTTTTTTGTCACCTAACtattaaaagttacaaaatggtcacccaactattagtaaatttctttttggcctcctaactatttaattttgtcttttttggtcaccagCGGACTAATGTAAAAGTGCAAACACTCAAAAAACCAAGATAGTTAgatgaccaaaaaagacaaaattgaatagttgactgaccattttttaatttttcatagttgGATGCCGCAAAAAAAATCATAGTTGAGTGAGTACTAATATAGTTTATcctattttttaacaaaaaaaggaCCAATATGCTCTTTGAActaatgtacaaggactaatttacctattttttgagTAGATGGGACAACTTTTACCTAAAAACAACCTACTTAccctttgatctaacgtataaaaactaatttattctctttttttaataaaagaaataacgAAATACAATTTAACCCGAATATAAAAACCTTGATGGTACTTTTATCTGTTTTAAAAGGATGATTGAAAAGAAGCAACTTTCACTTACATGAGCTAACAAGCACAGCAACGATTGCATTTGGTTCCTTCCTACAGAATCACCAACAAACGCCATTGATTTCCCTCGAACAATCTCTAAAAACTGAGTTGCATCAAAGAGAGGTAACTCACAACCAAATGGCTTCCATCTCCATTTCATGAACTGTAAATCAGGTCTCCCAAACTTCATACAATTATGCTGATCAATAATGAGGGGACATGTTTCATTGGTGTAATAAGGACCTTGAGGGTAAATCACCCATTTTCCACTAAACACATCACATTTATCATCATCACCACCACTTAACTCAGTGCTTCTTCTCAAGCTGCTTGACAATGGAGGATGGGAATTTTTCAAAAGAATTAAAGGGATGGAAGtgataaaaatcaaagaaagggTTGAAACAAGAAATTTATGGCAATTGGTTTGATGAAATTTCATGGTTGGGAAGATAGAAAAAAGTAAGTGAACTTGTTGaagttatatatgaattttgacaAGGGCTGAGTGGCACCAACTAATTCATCATTATCATAATGAATGAATCCCCaatgttttttgtttgtttcaaaaGAATACTTATTATATTTGTACATCTTTATAGTAAGAAAACATGGGAGTTCTCTTATGGTATATAGCAAAATGGTCCATTGTTTTTGAAGGAATAATATTAGGTATAATATTGGAAATTTAAAtggtataatatcaaatttagtctttagcgttttcattttttttttgttaatttgggtcttattcttttctttttatccagttaaatttagttattaacctttaaaaataaagTCGAATTTATCTTTTTAATGGAAATGTTGACTAAAGCATTaacataacaaaatttaatatttataaaaatatttaaaaaattcaaattcaaaaaatatttaaaaatacacGTGGATTATCATGTTGTCTGTCGTGCTTGAAAGTTTAATGTTTTGTTTAGTATTTccattaaaaataacaatttgactCTTTTGAAAAGTTGATGGTCAAATTCGACTCTTTTTAAAAGATGAAGGACCAactttagaataaaaataataatgaccaaattaataaaatatataaatgttaagggttaatttataaatatacttatttaaattgaatgattAGAGTTAAGAAATGAATAAAAGAGAAGCAAAACCACGCTTTTACAGTCAAAACCAATCAACTTCAGTCTcgtctttttatttttcatttttaaattttttcggcAATTATAAAAGTCGGCTTAAATGACAAATCGATATATGATAAAGAAAAAGGTTAAATTCTCTTATTAGTTCTTGTACTTTGtaaaaattatggatttaatccctatagtttttaaaatttaaaattttaataaccaccaaatgataacatttaaattcaGTTATTTCCTATATATGATGTGCAAAATATTTTATAACGATTATCATTTATGTTCAGGGGCGAAGTTAGAAATATTGATAGGGGGTCGGGATATTtataaaaagggtaaactacatccaatgttattaaactattagtaagttcatattttGATCACTCCACtacaaaaagttataaaatagttgctaaattatttaaaaattttcatttaagtcattaaactatttgaaattttttattcaagtcactaggctgttaaatttttttttaagttcgtCTAAAAAGCTTTAATCAACGATTCAATAACCGGTATGGTGGGTCAATACCCATCGATAAGTAGAAgaatataccttagatccaagttgattaGACGGTTAGTGTTACAAACCGGAAAAGAAAGTTATTTGGATTTTAGTTTGCCGATTCATGACGTTTAAAGTTGtttcttaaagaaaaaaaaaactaaactatagaagagaagggaaagaagagcttttgattggtgcaGATAGTGCAAACAGAGAAAGCCATACTACAGAGATTTTAAcaactcaatgacttaaatgaaatctTTCGAAtcatttaataatcatttttgtaactttttaaagttgagtgacttaaacataaacttactaaagTTTAATAACactgggtgtagtttacccttgtataaaataatatagacAATCATAAAATGTGTTTGGGTTAGACATTTACAAATATGGATgagtttggataaaattttaggctcatatttTAAACCAAGCCGAGCTTGACTTGAAGAAGCATAAAATGTACCAAATTTTCAAAAGTACATGGACTGAAGTTGAGCAATTCGaaaaaat includes:
- the LOC107929279 gene encoding tubulin beta-7 chain-like, translated to MREILHVQAGQCGNQIGGKFWEVVSDEHGIDPKGNYVGTSRVQLERVNVYYNEASGGRYVPRAVLMDLEPGTMDSLRTGPHGQLFRPDNFIFGQNGAGNNWAKGHYTEGAELIDSVLDVVRKEAENCDCLQGFQICHSLGGGTGSGMGTLLISKIKEEYPDRMMLTFSVFPSPKVSDTVVEPYNATLSVHQLVENGDECMVLDNEALYDICFRTLKLTNPSFGDLNHLISTTMSGATCCLRFPGQLNSDLRKLAVNLIPFPRLHFFMVGFAPLTSRSSQQYRALTIPELTQQMWDARNMMCAADPRHGRYLTASAMFRGKMSTKEVDEQMINVQNKNSSYFVEWIPNNVKSSVCDIPPTGLTMSSTFMGNSTSIQEMFRRVSEQFTVMFRRKAFLHWYTGEGMDEMEFTEAESNMNDLVSEYQQYQDAVADDNDEDYEDEAMEN
- the LOC107929229 gene encoding protein trichome birefringence-like 19; translation: MKFHQTNCHKFLVSTLSLIFITSIPLILLKNSHPPLSSSLRRSTELSGGDDDKCDVFSGKWVIYPQGPYYTNETCPLIIDQHNCMKFGRPDLQFMKWRWKPFGCELPLFDATQFLEIVRGKSMAFVGDSVGRNQMQSLLCLLAHVTYAEDISNKSPSASIYSTHLFYSEYNFTLSALWSPFLVKYTDSDPEGHSFNSLMSLYLDEADEEWANEIKNFDYVIISVGQWFFRPLLYYQDGQLIGCHKCNHSNITSLTRYYGYKMALQTTFKTLLSLKNYEGVTFLRTFSAAHFENGDWNNGGSCDRTRPFTKEMKIEEYNKEFYLTQVEEFRKAKVEEGVQNGLRFVLINITEIMWLRPDGHPNRYGHSMNRNVSVNDCVHWCLPGPIDTWNEFLVYLMKRELLLREKLKKNA